The proteins below are encoded in one region of Gopherus flavomarginatus isolate rGopFla2 chromosome 12, rGopFla2.mat.asm, whole genome shotgun sequence:
- the LOC127032574 gene encoding olfactory receptor 14A16-like, with product MSSRTTVTEFLLLGFSEIRKLQILHFVVFLLIYLAALVGNLLTFMVIVFDHHLHIPMYFFLMNLSVLDLGSISVNVPKSMANSFINTKSMSYAGCVAQDFFLLFLLGAYFSLLTIMACDRYVAICQPLHYETIMNSRGCVQMAAGAWISGILYSVLHTGNTFALTFCGGNMVDQFFCEIPQLLKLTCSDSYLTEVRVIAFSICLFLGCFIFITMSYVQIFKSVLRIPSEQGQHKAFSTWLPHLIVVSLFVFISSFAYLKPTSSSPSALDLVMAVLYSVLLPIMNPIIYSMRNKEIKVALRRLTGCR from the coding sequence atgtccagCCGAACTACAGtgaccgagttccttctcctgggattctctgaaaTTCGgaagctgcagattttgcactttgtggtgtttctactGATTTACCTGGCAGCCCTGGTGGGGAATCTTCTTACCTTCATGGTTATAGTCTTCGACCACCACCTTCAcatccccatgtacttcttcctgatgaatctgtctGTCCTAGACCTTGGCTCCATCTCTGTGAATGttcccaaatccatggccaactCCTTCATCAACACCAAGTCCATGTCCTATGCTGGATGTGTTGCCCAAgactttttccttctcttcttgtTGGGagcatatttttctcttctcaccATCATGGCGTGTGACCGATATGTCGctatctgccaaccactgcactatgagacaATAATGAACAGCAGAggttgtgtccaaatggcagctggtgcctggatcagTGGGATTCTCTACTCTGTGCTACACACTGGGAACACATTTGCATTGAccttctgtggaggcaacatggtggatcagttcttctgtgaaatcccccagctaCTGAAGCTCACCTGCTCTGACTCATATCTGACTGAAGTTAGGGTTATTGCTTTTAGTATATGTTTGTTCTTAGGCTGCTTTATTTTTATCACTatgtcatatgttcagatcttcaaatccgtgttgagaatcccctctgagcaaggccagcataaagccttctccacctggctccctcacctcattgtggtctccttgtttgttttcatttctagctttgcctacctgaaacccacctccagctccccatCTGCTCTGGATCTTGTGATGGCTGTTCTCTATTCTGTATTGCTGCCAATCATGAATCCAAtaatctacagcatgaggaacaaggagatcaaagtGGCCCTGAGGAGACTGACTGGGTGTAGGTAA